In Lodderomyces elongisporus chromosome 2, complete sequence, the following proteins share a genomic window:
- the MAS1 gene encoding Mitochondrial-processing peptidase subunit beta (MEROPS:MER0043985): protein MLTLRKNLAKPAKNLAFKRLFNAATAPQPTYQTSILPNGLTVASESMPGTKTATVGVWINAGSRADNPKSSGTAHFLEHLAFKGTKRRTQHNLELEIENLGSQINAYTSRENTVYYTKCLSKDLNQNVDILSDLLTQSKLEPRAIENERHVILQESDEVDKMYDEVVFDHLHAVTFKNQDLGRTILGPRELIKTINQKDLKDYITTNYKGDRMALIGVGCVNHEELVEFGKKFFGHIKKSEVPFNQSGNDLPRFYGDEFRLQDDAMPTTHVALAVEGVSWSAPDFFVASVVNGIIGYWDRAHGTGSNSPSPLAVTAATGGPNNTPIANSYMAYTTSYADTGLLGVYFTADKDTNLKLLVDAVQKEWRRLASGNITDEEVESSKAHLKASLLLALDDSTAIAEDIGRQLVNTGYRLSPEEVSSRVESISKNDVINWANYKLRNRPIALAAVGNVSTLPSLKEITEGIRF from the coding sequence ATGTTGACATTGAGAAAGAATTTAGCAAAGCCAGCAAAGAACTTGGCGTTCAAGAGACTTTTCAACGCCGCCACGGCGCCACAACCTACGTACCAAACATCGATACTTCCAAATGGTCTCACCGTGGCAAGTGAGTCAATGCCAGGTACGAAAACCGCAACGGTTGGAGTATGGATCAATGCCGGTTCAAGAGCAGATAACCCCAAGTCGAGCGGCACAGCACATTTTCTCGAGCATCTTGCGTTTAAGGGAACCAAAAGGCGGACACAGCATAATCTAGAGCTTGAGATTGAAAACTTGGGATCTCAAATTAATGCTTACACATCAAGAGAAAATACCGTATACTACACAAAATGTTTAAGCAAAGACTTGAACCAAAATGTGGATATCCTAAGCGATCTCTTAACACAATCTAAATTGGAGCCGAGAGCAATCGAAAATGAAAGACACGTAATTCTCCAGGAAAGTGATGAGGTTGATAAAATGTACGATGAAGTTGTTTTTGACCACTTACATGCGGTCACTTTTAAAAATCAAGATTTGGGAAGGACGATCTTGGGACCACGCGAGTTGATTAAAACCATTAACCAAAAGGACTTGAAAGATTATATAACTACAAACTACAAGGGAGACCGAATGGCTTTGATTGGCGTTGGCTGTGTTAATCACGAAGAGTTGGTTGAGTTtggaaaaaagtttttcgGTCACATCAAGAAGAGTGAAGTCCCATTTAATCAGAGTGGCAATGATTTGCCAAGGTTTTATGGTGATGAATTTCGTCTTCAAGACGATGCCATGCCAACGACTCACGTAGCTCTTGCAGTTGAAGGTGTCAGTTGGTCCGCACCGGATTTTTTCGTTGCTTCAGTAGTGAATGGAATAATTGGTTACTGGGATCGTGCACATGGCACAGGTTCAAACTCCCCCTCGCCATTAGCTGTTACTGCAGCGACGGGAGGACCAAACAACACGCCTATTGCCAACTCATACATGGCATATACCACTTCATATGCTGATACTGGTTTATTAGGAGTCTATTTTACAGCTGATAAGGACACAAACTTGAAATTGCTTGTTGATGCGGTGCAAAAGGAATGGAGAAGATTAGCGCTGGGGAATATCACAGATGAAGAGGTTGAAAGTTCTAAAGCTCACTTGAAGGCATCACTTTTATTAGCACTAGATGACTCAACAGCAATTGCCGAAGATATTGGAAGACAATTGGTTAATACAGGCTACCGATTATCACCAGAAGAAGTGTCTTCTAGAGTGGAATCAATAAGCAAAAACGACGTTATAAATTGGGCAAACTATAAATTGAGAAATAGACCCATTGCGTTGGCAGCAGTGGGTAATGTGTCAACCTTGCCCTCCTTGAAAGAAATAACCGAGGGCATCAGATTCTAG
- the RSM24 gene encoding 37S ribosomal protein S24, mitochondrial (BUSCO:EOG09264KIV): protein MRSVNACRQVPLRLRSYSTAKGTRSPSGYSRDKSPDLFLNPHAWEGLPADQIFQLHQVRKQYMGDAYNPTNEERTAILSTINSLSPQKPPLDYSFEIENFKERLMNNTPMNQRGLPQKLSNQYVISRGDLPHNKRRIENLTRISAFEMPLLAKYRQPYQPASKKEAPLKLTYQSDFKADTTSEYNRLVKLSVKLEDLGLTKEQEHKFKILSGDKFNHDNNTFNLKSKRYPEAAQNVKWLVSTFNRLLTESKDLSKETFSDIPLDKRHMKQLIRKKANSFPEEWKRPQDAPISRHFIVDRLVSMTTEIIDKKELKNVSP, encoded by the coding sequence ATGAGATCAGTCAACGCCTGTCGCCAAGTGCCTTTGAGATTAAGATCGTATTCCACGGCAAAAGGTACTCGTTCTCCTTCCGGGTATTCTAGAGACAAGTCTCCTGATTTGTTCCTCAACCCGCATGCATGGGAGGGTCTTCCAGCAGACCAGATTTTCCAATTGCACCAAGTTAGAAAGCAATATATGGGAGATGCATACAACCCTACCAATGAAGAGCGTACAGCGATATTATCAACAATCAACTCATTATCGCCACAAAAGCCACCTTTGGACTACAGTTTTgagattgaaaattttaaagaaaGATTGATGAACAATACGCCAATGAACCAGAGAGGTTTGCCTCAGAAACTTTCAAACCAATATGTCATTAGTAGAGGTGACCTTCCACACAACAAGAGAAGGATTGAAAATCTCACGAGGATCTCGGCATTTGAAATGCCATTGCTTGCTAAATACCGTCAACCATACCAACCAGCATCTAAGAAAGAGGCGCCACTCAAATTGACGTACCAATCTGATTTCAAGGCGGACACTACTAGTGAATACAACAGACTTGTTAAGCTTTCAGTTAAGCTTGAGGATCTTGGTCTCACAAAGGAACAAGAAcacaaattcaaaatcCTTTCTGGGGACAAATTCAATCATGACAACAACACTTTTAACCTCAAATCCAAGAGATATCCAGAAGCTGCGCAGAATGTTAAATGGCTAGTAAGTACATTCAACAGGTTATTGACTGAATCCAAAGATCTTTCGAAGGAGACTTTCAGTGACATTCCTTTGGACAAGCGTCACATGAAGCAGTTAATCAGGAAGAAGGCCAACTCATTCCCTgaagaatggaaaagacCTCAAGATGCACCAATTAGCCGACACTTTATTGTTGACAGACTTGTCTCTATGACCACAGAGATAATAGACAAAAAGGAGCTTAAAAATGTCAGcccttaa
- the NGG1 gene encoding Transcriptional regulator (BUSCO:EOG09261EMF), protein MPDTHAATTTLDDIINELKLTYDPSVGLLDGDSVRNMPNVNILTNLNKLFQNLRKQLSEVEAVDETVLSKINAIKSGNRKGDLTKDNNRKRTIADVNKRIVQENGLETSPSDNESGIENLVKRRKPNVVEVKTERHEGEEDREGNASREEKNDNKDKYMDEKNSNNDNTNTSFDNYNGSDEKVRQHKLEATREEGDMDPENENKKELVNSKDDPVPPVQSGSFTSENDTRLKNPKSEYVEPQTLSAEAIADLGLYSEDNDGLETHGTEYLKRKYGVASYPENDLLDLLPGSIPNIDFSKNKPPTNQVQFTTFQSYIESYFRPFNNDDLTFLKERNIIPPGFEKLGYDPDLSPFIIPKLGKFYADVWTEEDATLAAKLTSTAHYQTGPESYKAKGSLEELNDESLYTENISCGPLSNRLLSAILSTHEAQASMIDDENNNNNNNNNNNNSNTNNNNNNDDDDGNKDGDQSVSAKGITNYNKKDKEGTNGKRLAEVKEEKGGTNSSNILLEDEVATQLNSTEDYRSATEPSDYHTIEERLKRELKYIGIFMNLPTVDDSTKSKPKVQASGRAPKRSTQTSIIDNDDWIKNREDDEVCAEIRTLQRELREVTSRNRANKKKLLPMVEEHIAYQEYCTILEELDKQVDQAYMKRSKGRGKKKKIDTTTPQQQAVNSGLRALLVKRRRWIDNIGVLFPPAEIMKRVPGETIMIKEGEVEAESIEDQEPENGPSAAVSKLI, encoded by the coding sequence ATGCCAGATACTCATGCTGCCACCACTACATTGGATGATATCATCAATGAACTAAAGCTAACTTATGATCCATCAGTGGGTCTACTAGATGGAGACTCGGTGCGAAACATGCCAAATGTAAACATTCTTACAAATTTGAACAAACTATTTCAGAATCTACGTAAACAATTGAGTGAAGTTGAAGCAGTTGATGAAACTGTGTTGTCAAAGATCAATGCAATAAAGAGCGGAAATCGGAAAGGTGACTTGACAAAAGATAACAATAGAAAACGCACAATTGCTGATGTAAATAAACGCATTGTTCAAGAAAACGGACTTGAAACTCTGCCGAGCGATAACGAAAGTGGCATTGAGAACTTAGTGAAGAGGCGAAAACCAAATGTAGTGGAGGTAAAGACCGAGAGACatgaaggagaagaagaccGTGAAGGTAACGCTAGTagggaagaaaagaacgataacaaagacaaatacATGGATGAGAAAAACAGCAATAACGACAATACCAATACAAGCTTTGACAACTACAATGGCAGCGACGAAAAAGTAAGGCAACATAAATTGGAAGCAACAAGAGAGGAGGGTGATATGGATCCTGAGaatgaaaacaagaagGAGCTCGTAAACTCAAAGGATGATCCAGTACCTCCCGTCCAGTCTGGGTCATTTACAAGTGAAAATGACACGCGTTTGAAGAATCCTAAATCAGAGTATGTGGAGCCACAAACATTGTCTGCCGAGGCTATCGCCGATTTGGGTTTATACTCCGAGGACAATGATGGACTAGAAACACACGGTACGGAGTACTTGAAGCGCAAATATGGTGTTGCGTCATACCCTGAAAATGACTTGTTAGATTTGCTCCCTGGAAGTATACCCAACATtgatttttccaaaaacaaaccTCCAACTAACCAAGTTCAATTTACCACCTTCCAATCATATATCGAGTCATATTTCAGACCTTTCAACAACGACGATCTAacatttttaaaagaaCGGAACATAATACCACCcggatttgaaaaattgggtTACGATCCTGACTTGAGTCCATTTATAATACCAAAGTTGGGTAAATTTTATGCTGATGTTTGGACCGAGGAAGATGCGACCTTGGCTGCAAAATTGACATCAACTGCTCATTATCAAACCGGTCCAGAAAGTTATAAGGCCAAAGGCTCTTTAGAAGAACTCAACGACGAGTCATTGTACACAGAGAATATTTCGTGTGGGCCATTATCTAATCGTTTGCTTTCAGCGATTTTAAGCACACACGAAGCTCAGGCTAGCATGATTGACGacgaaaataataataataataataataataataacaacaatagcaatactaataacaataataataatgatgatgatgatggtaaCAAAGATGGGGATCAGTCAGTTAGTGCTAAAGGTATTACCAactataataaaaaagacaagGAAGGAACAAATGGTAAAAGATTGGCGGAAGTTAAAGAGGAGAAAGGTGGTACTAATAGCTCCAATATACTTCTCGAAGATGAAGTTGCCACGCAATTAAATAGTACCGAAGATTACAGACTGGCAACCGAACCAAGCGATTACCATACCATAGAGGAAAGATTGAAGAGAGAATTAAAATACATTGGTATCTTTATGAATTTGCCTACGGTAGATGACAGCACCAAGAGCAAACCAAAAGTACAGGCATCTGGTCGTGCGCCTAAACGATCGACGCAAACTAGTATCATAGATAACGACGATTGGATCAAAAACCGGGAGGATGACGAAGTGTGTGCCGAGATTCGAACCTTGCAGAGGGAATTGAGGGAGGTTACAAGCAGGAATCGTgccaacaaaaagaaacttttGCCGATGGTTGAGGAGCACATTGCATATCAAGAATATTGTACTATACTAGAGGAACTTGACAAGCAAGTTGACCAGGCATATATGAAGAGATCGAAAGGTCGCggcaaaaagaagaagattgaCACGACAACGCCTCAGCAGCAAGCGGTGAACAGCGGGTTGAGAGCGTTGCTAGTCAAACGAAGACGTTGGATTGACAATATCGGAGTTTTGTTTCCGCCAGCTGAAATCATGAAGAGAGTGCCAGGGGAAACAATAATGATCAAGGAAGGTGAAGTTGAAGCCGAAAGTATAGAAGACCAAGAGCCGGAGAATGGACCTCTGGCCGCTGTGTCTAAATTAATCTAA
- the ARX1 gene encoding putative metalloprotease arx1 (MEROPS:MER0005497), producing the protein MQVAVHQDDADILLKQRNVLDESIAEKYRVAGQITQTGLQYLISLINNSYHLQTTAKLTIQQLCLLSDSFLMELLSRQYVNKVNEKGIATPTTINVNELVNGFAPEIDDDREFYFKEGDVVTISLGVQIDGYTSQVSHSLVIYPANPVEQKPMGPLLGNNADAICATHAATEATIALLGCSLSPEKLPQSLKNVSNQITGTQIRQLVDAIAEAFNCVVVPGSKVRRVRRFLAGQAEGVVAERDFKGVVWDESHQESQLLNRTGINTSSSTDIVSASSKPVDSTARQTAVPSDEFVVIPGEVYQVDIRMSGLRNGESDQQQLGIVTTEEIDHFTGKNYKKEDFNAKASIFIRDFAIVHQLKLKTARKLLGDIDRSFSVYPFKLDFASKSFPVNVEATEESIRQSIEEIKEEIKSFRLGSAELINRHLIQSKPIQITKFIPLKEILLSANPTGKHGIDPSKPVLPGMEIPLPQLGMSSIKLKSLLKTGVNITNVRESSTILINESKQEVYRLNGGNATARMSWVHSKYQLPEDLLSVVNHLIQLTKDSRFGIKVKEVGPYKMKQHNLAVESMQID; encoded by the coding sequence atgcaaGTTGCAGTTCATCAAGATGATGCTGATATCTTGCTTAAGCAAAGAAATGTGCTTGACGAATCAATAGCTGAGAAATACAGAGTTGCAGGACAAATTACGCAAACTGGTCTTCAGTACCTCATCTCTTTGATCAACAACAGTTATCATTTGCAAACCACGGCGAAATTAACCATCCAGCAGTTATGTTTGTTATCAGACTCCTTTTTGATGGAGTTGTTGTCCAGACAATATGTCAACAAAGTCAATGAAAAGGGTATCGCTActccaacaacaatcaatGTTAATGAGTTAGTGAATGGATTTGCACCCGAGATCGATGATGATCGGGAATTTTACTTTAAAGAAGGTGACGTGGTTACAATCAGCTTGGGTGTACAGATTGATGGCTACACTTCACAAGTGAGCCATTCCTTGGTGATATACCCGGCAAACCCGGTTGAGCAAAAGCCAATGGGTCCACTTTTGGGCAATAATGCAGATGCCATTTGTGCTACACatgcagcaacagaggcgACTATTGCGCTTTTAGGATGTTCATTGTCACCCGAGAAGTTACCGCAAAGCTTGAAAAATGTATCTAACCAAATCACAGGTACACAAATTCGTCAGCTTGTGGATGCCATTGCTGAAGCATTTAATTGTGTTGTGGTTCCCGGTTCAAAAGTGAGAAGAGTTAGGAGGTTCCTTGCAGGACAAGCAGAaggtgttgttgctgagCGTGATTTCAAGGGTGTTGTTTGGGATGAGTCGCACCAAGAGAGCCAGTTGTTGAATAGAACTGGTATCAACACATCACTGAGTACAGACATTGTCAGTGCATCATCAAAACCTGTTGACTCGACTGCCCGTCAAACAGCTGTTCCTTCTGATGAATTTGTAGTTATTCCGGGCGAGGTTTACCAAGTCGATATTCGTATGAGTGGGTTGAGGAATGGCGAGAGTGATCAACAGCAGTTGGGTATAGTTACTACCGAGGAGATTGATCATTTTACTGGAAAGAATTATAAGAAGGAGGATTTCAACGCCAAGGCGTCCATTTTTATTAGAGATTTTGCCATTGTACACCagttgaaattgaagacaGCAAGGAAACTTTTGGGCGATATTGATAGGTCATTTTCAGTTTACCCATTCAAGTTGGATTTTGCTAGTAAGTCATTCCCTGTTAATGTTGAGGCCACTGAGGAATCTATTAGACAGCTGATAGAAGAGATCAAGGAAGAGATCAAGAGTTTTAGATTGGGTTCTGCTGAGCTCATCAACCGTCATCTTATACAATCGAAGCCAATCCAGATTACCAAGTTCATTCCATTGAAGGAGATTTTGTTGAGTGCCAATCCTACTGGTAAGCATGGTATTGATCCAAGCAAGCCTGTGCTTCCAGGAATGGAAATTCCCTTGCCACAATTGGGGATGTCTTCAATTAAGCTTAAATCATTATTAAAGACCGGAGTCAACATTACAAATGTTAGAGAATCGTCAACAATTCTTATCAACGAGTCTAAGCAGGAAGTGTATAGATTAAACGGTGGTAATGCGACTGCTAGAATGAGCTGGGTGCATTCCAAATACCAGTTGCCCGAAGACTTGCTCAGCGTTGTTAATCATTTGATCCAATTGACCAAGGATAGCCGATTTGGTATCAAGGTTAAGGAAGTTGGGCCATACAAGATGAAGCAACACAATTTGGCAGTTGAGTCTATGCAAATAGATTAG
- the SPP1 gene encoding COMPASS (complex proteins associated with Set1p) component — protein MAVETIEPYKESSYVASENKRKHHSSQRRGQRQGNNKRQTLSPENQVEDNRQKKGIKEKEEEEEEEEEEEEEEDDDDIEEEESPEQIAKQYKKFSNAPKFNYNSEELFCICRRVDDGEIMVACDGCEEWFHFKCMKIDPKLSNLIAKFYCKFCKWKGDGRTLWKRKCRLQGCYSPIKNDSKYCSSEHGEEYMTRLLLHGKGLNRTIIKRVIDFVEGDGHKLRQLGKVFPEVDIVTRYKSDPNSVTLSPFPETTKIELAKVDEKIKCLDSDIQQYELRSQSLVKCKELIKTLNEKVTKTIFPEENFESSVKPNSKKSKQKKRIDLCLCDRSEDGRLIQLLVESENVFNELIAKLQRRDEEAKRDTLSDEEEDGVEKTQQEAEEGIENRIKEDFDLFRDNLCIKEKKKCHRHNGWWGLYYDETDKLLDQLYTRKSLLEQEKDAILRNYSISVYES, from the coding sequence ATGGCAGTCGAAACAATAGAGCCATACAAGGAAAGCAGTTATGTGGCTCTGGAGAATAAACGTAAGCATCATAGTCTGCAAAGACGGGGACAAAGACAAGGTAAtaacaaaagacaaacatTGAGTCCTGAAAACCAAGTAGAGGATAataggcaaaaaaaaggaatcaaggaaaaagaagaagaagaagaagaagaagaggaggaggaggaggaggaggatgatgatgatatcGAAGAGGAAGAATCGCCTGAACAGATAGCAAAGCAGTATAAGAAATTTAGTAACGCGCCAAAGTTCAATTATAATAGCGAAGAGCTTTTCTGTATATGTCGACGAGTGGACGACGGAGAAATCATGGTTGCATGTGATGGTTGCGAGGAGTGGTTCCATTTCAAATGCATGAAGATTGACCCTAAGCTTTCGAATCTTATCGCCAAATTTTACTGCAAGTTTTGCAAGTGGAAAGGAGATGGTAGGACTTTGTGGAAGCGCAAGTGTCGTTTGCAAGGGTGTTATCTGCCTATCAAAAATGATTCCAAATACTGCTCTAGCGAACACGGAGAAGAATATATGACGCGGTTGCTCTTGCATGGCAAAGGTTTAAATCGTACTATAATTAAGCGAGTGATTGATTTCGTTGAAGGTGACGGCCATAAACTTCGCCAGCTCGGGAAAGTATTTCCAGAGGTTGACATAGTAACAAGATACAAGTCAGATCCTAATTCAGTAACTTTATCGCCGTTTCCAGAAACTACAAAGATAGAACTTGCCAAAGTAGAcgaaaaaatcaaatgcTTGGATTCGGATATACAACAATACGAACTACGAAGCCAAAGCTTAGTGAAATGCAAAGAGCTTATAAAGActttaaatgaaaaagtgaCAAAAACGATATTTCCAGAGGAGAATTTTGAAAGCCTGGTAAAGCCAAATTCGAAAAAATCTAAGCAAAAGAAACGGATTGATCTTTGCTTGTGTGATAGATCTGAAGATGGGCGACTTATTCAGCTACTCGTTGAATCAGAGAATGTCTTTAACGAAttaattgcaaaattgcaaagacGAGATGAAGAGGCTAAAAGGGATACATTAAGcgatgaagaggaagacGGAGTTGAAAAAACTCAACAAGAAGCTGAAGaaggaattgaaaatagaataaaggaggattttgatttgtttcgCGATAATCTCTGcatcaaagaaaagaaaaagtgtCACCGCCACAATGGCTGGTGGGGATTATACTATGACGAAACGGATAAGCTATTGGATCAATTATACACAAGGAAATCCTTGCTCGAGCAGGAGAAAGATGCAATTTTGCGAAACTATTCTATTCTGGTATATGAATCATAA
- the MGS1 gene encoding DNA-dependent ATPase mgs1 (BUSCO:EOG09261W2O) has translation MDSVCPICNKAFPIRLLERHVNNCLDNQVSKEGNDDVVSDKNLSLELGDRRSKKRSVFSALGLRSANQPSSLSSQQQQQQQQQQQQQQQNQPSSQTKRFKPESKKSETNKSRQTIHENTFKIAQSHQHKEQSQDGGHTEEISRLLEQSAGETYVETNAVALANERRDKQKEMAELKRRAATPLAHRVRPKTLDDFIGQEKLVGENAPLRNLIQADLIPSFLLWGPPGCGKTTIARIIAKSTDYRYVELSGADSNAKSLKDAFTQADNLKKLTGQRTILFLDEIHRYNKAVQDLLLPVIERGTCTVIGATTENPSFNLNNALLSRLHTFVMEPLTTTAVVRILHRALYDINQLRKNLFQLHYMTLENGAFTYIAELCMGDSRVALNILETVNAYLSSAKFKTELQTKVAQETKPQEEQARDEKVEDRHHGREGRGNHEEEGLTTPKQGVIKVSEYLLRQILQTRNFHQLYDRNGDGHYDVISAFHKSVRGSNADAAIFYLVKMLSGGEDPLFILRRMIVIASEDIGLRDSSCLPFMVAAKEAVEFVGMPEGEIILAHCANKLARAPKSTKSYRSLRTAQAYIQEHPEITRLPVPFHLRNAPTKFMKEMGFGDEYKYNPRYENGIVRQSYFPEGMEEPKFLEDTHLGTLRDPEVQKELYEQAREANADYEKFKSDTRKLKVSASSLHLSSGNVKDAENGVGNGSKNNDEIKDCYDHPNGHGGDDDDDDDAHDVDDSGHYNGLASVRTDEDSDQGHQVDIGSSPQISFDKAYDNYHTINNFGKSYDEFLDPGSQPEYFDDDDEEEEEEEEEEEHEVGANEKEEAKEVQEEKQDDEKVEVKEE, from the coding sequence ATGGATTCAGTCTGTCCCATTTGTAACAAAGCCTTTCCCATAAGGTTGTTAGAGCGACATGTTAATAATTGTCTTGATAACCAAGTATCCAAAGAAGGCAATGACGATGTGGTACTGGATAAGAATTTGTCTCTAGAATTAGGAGATCGGAGGTCAAAGAAACGAAGCGTGTTTAGCGCATTGGGATTGAGATCGGCGAACCAGCCTCTGCTGCTCCtgctgcaacaacaacaacaacaacaacaacaacagcagcagcagcagcagaatCAACCATCCTCACAGACCAAAAGATTTAAACCGGAATCTAAGAAATCAGAGACTAATAAGAGTCGGCAGACAATACACGAAAATACGTTCAAGATTGCTCAATCCCACCAACACAAAGAGCAAAGTCAAGATGGTGGCCACACTGAGGAAATTCTGCGATTGTTGGAACAAAGCGCAGGTGAAACATACGTGGAAACGAATGCTGTTGCATTAGCCAATGAAAGACGCGACAAGCAAAAGGAAATGGCCGAGTTGAAGCGAAGAGCGGCGACGCCATTGGCACACAGGGTGCGACCAAAAACTCTTGATGATTTCATCGGACAAGAGAAACTTGTAGGCGAAAACGCACCCTTGAGGAACTTAATTCAAGCGGATTTGATTCCttcgtttcttttgtgGGGTCCACCTGGTTGTGGAAAGACAACTATAGCACGGATAATCGCCAAATCAACAGATTACAGGTATGTTGAGCTCTCTGGCGCAGACAGTAATGCCAAGAGCTTAAAAGATGCATTCACTCAAGCCgacaatttaaaaaaactaaCTGGCCAGCGCACAATACTATTTCTTGATGAAATACATCGTTACAACAAGGCGGTTCAGGATTTGCTATTGCCGGTGATTGAGCGGGGTACTTGTACAGTTATTGGTGCCACAACGGAGAATCCGTCGTTTAACTTGAATAATGCATTGCTCTCACGCTTGCACACTTTTGTCATGGAACCGTTAACTACAACAGCTGTTGTGAGAATTTTGCATCGTGCTTTATATGATATAAACCAATTGAGAAAGAATTTGTTTCAACTACACTACATGACTCTTGAAAATGGGGCTTTTACTTATATAGCCGAACTATGTATGGGTGATTCGAGGGTGGCGTTGAATATTCTTGAGACAGTGAATGCTTATTTATCCTCAGCCAAATTTAAGACAGAGTTGCAAACTAAAGTAGCACAGGAAACAAAGCCACAGGAAGAACAGGCGAGGGACGAGAAAGTTGAAGATCGGCATCATGGACGAGAGGGACGAGGGAATCATGAAGAAGAGGGTTTGACAACACCCAAGCAAGGCGTGATTAAAGTGAGCGAGTATTTACTCAGACAGATACTCCAAACACGAAACTTTCATCAATTGTATGATAGAAACGGTGATGGTCATTATGACGTCATAAGTGCGTTCCACAAGTCTGTACGAGGCTCTAATGCGGATGCTGCGATATTTTATTTAGTGAAAATGCTTTCCGGAGGAGAGGACCCTTTGTTCATATTGCGTAGGATGATTGTGATTGCCAGCGAAGATATCGGGTTAAGAGACAGTTCTTGTCTTCCCTTTATGGTAGCCGCTAAGGAAGCTGTTGAGTTTGTTGGTATGCCAGAGGGTGAGATTATTTTGGCTCATTGCGCTAATAAATTAGCTAGAGCACCAAAATCGACCAAATCGTATCGTTCTTTGAGAACAGCACAGGCATATATACAAGAACACCCCGAAATTACGCGGTTACCTGTACCTTTCCATTTGAGAAATGCACCGACAAAGTTTATGAAAGAGATGGGGTTCGGAGATGAGTATAAGTACAATCCCAGGTACGAAAACGGAATTGTACGTCAACTGTATTTTCCCGAAGGAATGGAGGAACCAAAGTTTTTGGAAGATACGCATTTAGGAACCCTTAGAGATCCCGAAGTACAAAAGGAACTTTATGAGCAAGCGAGGGAAGCAAATGCCGACTACGAGAAGTTCAAATCTGATACTCGGAAATTAAAAGTGCTGGCATCTTCTCTTCATCTTAGTAGTGGTAATGTAAAGGATGCTGAAAATGGGGTAGGGAATGGGTCCAAGAATAATGATGAGATCAAAGATTGCTATGATCATCCCAACGGCcatggtggtgatgatgatgatgatgatgatgcacATGATGTCGATGATAGCGGTCATTACAACGGTCTTGCATCAGTTCGCACAGATGAAGATTCGGATCAAGGACATCAAGTGGATATTGGACTGCTGCCGCAAATATCGTTTGACAAAGCATACGATAATTACCATACTATTAACAACTTTGGGAAATCATATGACGAATTTTTGGACCCAGGTTCTCAGCCAGAGtattttgatgatgatgatgaagaagaagaagaagaagaagaagaagaagaacatgAGGTGGGAGCtaatgaaaaagaggagGCGAAGGAAGTACAAGAGGAAAAGcaagatgatgaaaaagtaGAAGTTAAGGAGGAATAG